Genomic segment of Chitinophaga varians:
CCGTTGTGTCTGTACTGTTGCCGGAAGATGGGGCCTGGCGGGCGGTTACCGTTACACTACAACAGAGCAATATGGGGAGTAGCAGTTTTTTTATCAAAACCATGACCGCCCGAAAATAACGATAATTCGCGAAATGAAGGGGGGCGGGTGTGAAGAGTCTATGACCATAAAAGGACCTGAAAAACAAAACGTAGCCCAGGGCTTTAGCCCTGGGACGTTTTAATCAACGAATAATTGTGTCACGGCGGCGGTGTCCATCGCCCATTTGGCGGTGTATATCTCATCGGCGTCGGCGGTGTCGGCCAGTTGCAGTTGTTGTGCGGCGGCTTTTATCTCCAGCAGTTGCCCGATGGTCATTTTCTGGTCCAGCTTTTTCAGCAGGCCGGTGATGTTGTTATTGTTTAGCTGCTGCACTACCTGGCCTTCATAAGGCATTTCCAGCCAGATGATGTTACGGGCGGCTACATCGAGTACTCCGAAGACCAGGCCTTTGGCCAGTCCGCGGGTGATACGCACCTGGTGTTGCACACAGGAAGGATCGTAGGCTACGCCTGTTTTTTCGGATATCTTCATTTTATGGCGGCTATCCATCCATCCTACTACCATTTCAGGCACCAGGCTTCCGGAGGAGTAGGCGTTACAGGTGAAGGACACGTAACGGGCGCCGGCGGCGGCCAGTTGGTCCACGTTCAGTTCTATATATTCTGCGGTCCCTACATTGTTAGGGATAGAGCGGATATCGCCGCTATGCAGGCATCCGGTGGTTTGCAGGCGACTGAAGGAACAGTAGTCCGGTTTATGGTCATAGCTGATCTGGCAGCTCAGGTCCATATCCAGGTGCTGGGCTGGCAGCCCTTTGCCCCATTGCATGAACAGGCGGATACTGTTGCCTTCCAGCGGGAAACGGGTTCCCATCAGGGCTGCGGGCAGGTCCTGTATCTGTTCGCTACGGTCACCGATGGCGAGCGGTATTTTATACAACGCAGGATCGATGTACATGGTACGTCCGTTGGCAGGGATAGCCGCAAAACGTTTACGGGTGGCTTCCAGGCACAGATTGGCCACGGCCTGCTGCATCCCGTCCAATTCTTCGGCAGTGTAGATGGTCAGCATTTTATTGGCCGGCAGCTGCTTGGCCGTACCTCCCAATGGTTTCACCACGCGGGTAGTATAAGGGTCGAAATAATAACCGGCATACATCTGCAGGGTGAACAACAGCCGGGCAGGCACCTTATCGGCGACCTTGGAAAACGCATCGATAGTGGCTTCTGGGCCAAACCACAGCATGTTGGCAAACAGGGAACGGGCAAATAATCCCGGGCGCTGTTGCAACAGGTAAAAAGTGCTGGAGGCATCATGACGCAGACGGAACTGGTCCAGCCGTCCCTGCCACACTTCGTAGTCACCACGGTAAAATTTGTCCATGATGGTACGCAGGTGCTCAAAACCCGCACGTTTGCTGTATTCAGCCAGGCGTAAGGCACGGATGAAACGCACCCACATCTGGCGTTTAGGATGCATATCGGCGCAGATCTTTGCGGCGTCCATAGACAGACCATTGATCCAGCGGGCGACGATCTGTGCATCTTCGCGGCGGTATTTCAGTTTCAGCGAAGCGGCGATGGCAGCTTTGCTGGTCTCGTTTTTTTGGGTGGCGCGGCGTTCAGCCCCGTTGCGCTTTGTCCGCGCGATAATGGTTTTGGGCGCTACCAGTTGCAGGAACCCGGTATGTTTAAACCACAGGTAACGGAGTATATCCGTAGGCGTGGTAAACAATGCCTGCGCTTTTTCAGCACGGCCCTGTTCCAACAGGATATCAATAACCGTGATCGCTGTTTCCCGCATCGCGATTTTTCCTGCCGGCAAAGGCAGTTCCGCCAGCAAACGACGCAGACTGCTCTGCTGAGTGGCATCCAGCGCGGTACGGGACGCCAGCAGGTTCTCCAGGTACTGTTCCGCATCTGCCAGTGTCCACAGTTCGAGTACACGCAGTTTTTTATGCTGTCCGTAATGTTCTATAGCAGCGGTTTCCAGGGGGGTACCGCAGAATGGGCAGCCGTTGTAACGCTCCAGCGGAAAGGTATGAGGCGGTATCAGGTGGCCACAGGCCAGTCTTGTTCCACCGGTAAGCCCTAATAAGTTGGTGAAGTAGGTGATGATATGATCGGCGTAAGATTCTCCCGTAGGCACATGCCAGTTTTTTACCAGCGGCGCCCAGTTCAGCTTTACACCCATTACGTTCCGGAGCTGGTCCAGGATCTGCGCTTGGCAGGCAGCGTCGGTCTGTTCCAATGCGCGTAGCAACGGCTCTGACACCCCGAATCCCAGTTTGGCCATATTGGCCACCAGTAAAGCGGTATCAGGATTCATTCCTGTCGCGCCGTTCAGCGCTGTTGAAGGAATGTAAATGGCCTGTTGACGTAAAGCTACTTTTAGAATCTTGTTCATCGTTTTAACATTTATAATCAGATAATTTTGCCGCTGGTTTTTTGTAGAAAAACGTAGTAAGCGACAATTGACCTTGATAGAAAAGCAGGCTGGATTCGAACCAACATTCCCGGTTCCCTCAGGAAGTAAGCCCCGGTTGACCCTTTTGGTAATTCCGAAACTCCTATACCGGTGTCTTGCCAATTTAGACGACAGCTTTAGTTGAAGTGGTAATGGTGAAAGTAAATCCCAAATGATGAAGTAACTTTTACTTGACCGCTTCGATGATACAAAGATGCAAGACCATGTGCGCAGTCTTTTTGCGCAGATATTTTTTTTCTGAAAAAAAATAAAAAGAGAGAGTGTTTTTCTTGCTGATAGGGGATTTGACGGGAGATGACATATCTTTGCGGCGGAAAAAAAGTCCCGAGGGGCAAGCTGACAGTAGTAAAATGTTATCTGTACAAGAAAGGAAAGCCGCACACCGCGAACATCATCAAAAAACAAAATTCATCAGACTACGCCGTGGTATACGGGTAGCCCGCTACGTTATGTACCGGGAGACGCTGATCGATAAGAAAAATATTTATTGGTCGTTTATCGGCGCTTTTGCCGGTATTGCCTGCGTTGGGTTGCTCAGTCATTTTTATCTCCCGGTGAAGGACAACCTGTTTCTGATAGGGTCTTTCGGCGCATCGGCGGTATTAATATACGGTCATACCCAAAGTCCGCTGGCACAGCCGCGCAACCTGGTTGGAGGGCATCTGTTAAGCGCCCTGGTGGGCGTAACGGTCCGGTACCTGGTACCATGGCCGGAATGGGAGTGGCTGGCCTGCGCATTGGCTGTGGCGGTATCGCTGGTGGTGATGCAGGTGACAAAAACGGTGCATCCGCCGGGAGGGGCTACGGCATTGCTCGCGATCGCCGGTTCACCGGCCATCCGCAAGCTGGGCTTCTGGTACGTGTTGTCGCCGGTGGCTTCCGGAGTGGCCATACTGCTGCTGATAGCGGTGATCGTCAACAATATGACCAACATCCGGCAATACCCTGACAAGGGTAAATGGTTTTAAACAGTTTTCTTTTTATAGATGATGGTATCTGATGCCAGCTGCTCCAGCCGGTAACCGCCGGTATCGATACGCAGTTTGGGCAGTTGCTGCTGCAGCAGCCGCAACGTGTTGGCGTCGGCGTTAGCCTGGTATAAATACAGCTGCTGTAGTTTTTTATTCTTCCCCAGTGTGTTCAGGAAAGCGGGCGTACAGGCGGTGCCGCTCAGGTTCAGGAACCGCAGCTCCTGGCAGCCTGCCAGCGGCGTGGCCGCGGAACCTTTGACAGCCGTGTGTTTCAGCTCCAGCCGCGTGAGGGCGGTCAGCTGACCGATAGCTGGCAACGCCGCATCGGTGATACGGGTGCCGGACAGGTCCAGCCACACCAGCTGTGACCGCAACGGGTGCAACAACGTCATGTCTGCGTCGCTGAAGCCCGTCGCGTTGATACAAGTAACGGAAACAAAAGGACTGTTGGCAGCTACCGGCAACACTTTCACGCCTTTGGCCTCCAGGGCCGCCACACTCTTTTTATCCGGCGCAGACGGCGCTGCGTCCGGCACAAACTCATTATGGTCCAGTGATTTGCCCGGCGTCATGGCTTCCAGCACCAGCTGTATACGTGGGTTGGGCTTCAGTTCTTTTACCGTTTTACCGGTGGGCGCGCCCTGCGCTATCCACCAATAAAGAAGCTCTACCTCGCGGGGGGCCAGCTGGGGCTTGCCTTTAGGCGGCATCCGGTGCTCGTCGTTGTCTGACAGCACCAGTCTTTTGAACAGTTCACTTTCTTCTGGCATACTGTCTTTTATTACCGGTCCGTGTTCTCCGCCCTGGCGGATCAGCGCCAGCGTTTCCAGGCGCAGCCCTCCTTTTAGTTTCTGCGCATTGTGACAGCCG
This window contains:
- a CDS encoding c-type cytochrome domain-containing protein encodes the protein MKILAATGNWNLFIGRIHPLIVHLPIGILIIAFILALLSRSSKRAGLRAALPLLLLTAALSAVASCVAGYLLSLDGGYDEQLLNTHLWLGIGVAVSSTLLYLLCIVPAGKRLVRLQLPLLAVVLVLVSAAGHYGGSLTHGDDYLVQAMPPALQAFSGKPKTADNAPAYTNVADARIYEDLVAPVLSSRCYGCHNAQKLKGGLRLETLALIRQGGEHGPVIKDSMPEESELFKRLVLSDNDEHRMPPKGKPQLAPREVELLYWWIAQGAPTGKTVKELKPNPRIQLVLEAMTPGKSLDHNEFVPDAAPSAPDKKSVAALEAKGVKVLPVAANSPFVSVTCINATGFSDADMTLLHPLRSQLVWLDLSGTRITDAALPAIGQLTALTRLELKHTAVKGSAATPLAGCQELRFLNLSGTACTPAFLNTLGKNKKLQQLYLYQANADANTLRLLQQQLPKLRIDTGGYRLEQLASDTIIYKKKTV
- a CDS encoding HPP family protein; this translates as MLSVQERKAAHREHHQKTKFIRLRRGIRVARYVMYRETLIDKKNIYWSFIGAFAGIACVGLLSHFYLPVKDNLFLIGSFGASAVLIYGHTQSPLAQPRNLVGGHLLSALVGVTVRYLVPWPEWEWLACALAVAVSLVVMQVTKTVHPPGGATALLAIAGSPAIRKLGFWYVLSPVASGVAILLLIAVIVNNMTNIRQYPDKGKWF